TGAGGCGACTCAGCTGTCGTTCTTCTGATAGATGATCGCTTTGGTGCCGTTCTCGCATGAACCGACCACCATGGCGATGTCATGTTTTGCGGCCTCTTCTTTGCTTACGATTTCCAGTGTGTAGGACGGCACTGCT
This region of Pseudomonas sp. R84 genomic DNA includes:
- a CDS encoding DUF1161 domain-containing protein; this translates as MKRIGLAILCSALATSVIAAPKNCEKLKEEIEVKIQAKAVPSYTLEIVSKEEAAKHDIAMVVGSCENGTKAIIYQKNDS